A single Candidatus Methylarchaceae archaeon HK02M2 DNA region contains:
- a CDS encoding sulfide-dependent adenosine diphosphate thiazole synthase: MRIRLADIKPVDETLITRAIIQRASEDWINFSKCDVIVVGAGPAGLTASMYLARSGLKTLVLERRLSFGGGIGGGGMGFHKLIIERPADEILRELGCKLEIVEDGVYLADTSAMIAKLATGAIDSGAKIILGITVDDVVYRESPFKIIGAVVQWTSVVMSGLHVDPLPIRSNAIIDCTGHDAEVLAVVSRKMPELNLKIFGDKSLWVDMGERFTVEKTGEVCPGLYAAGMAVAALHQTPRMGPIFGGMLLSGRKVAELVIKKIKS; the protein is encoded by the coding sequence TTGAGAATAAGATTGGCAGATATTAAACCTGTAGATGAGACACTGATAACAAGAGCCATTATACAAAGAGCTTCAGAGGATTGGATTAACTTTTCAAAATGTGATGTAATAGTTGTAGGAGCTGGCCCAGCTGGACTTACAGCATCAATGTATCTTGCGCGAAGTGGATTAAAAACCCTAGTTTTAGAGAGGAGATTGTCTTTTGGTGGAGGAATAGGTGGAGGCGGAATGGGATTTCATAAATTAATCATTGAGAGACCTGCGGATGAAATATTAAGAGAATTAGGTTGTAAATTAGAAATAGTTGAGGATGGTGTATATTTAGCTGATACTTCGGCAATGATAGCTAAACTGGCAACAGGAGCGATAGATTCTGGCGCAAAGATAATTCTTGGCATAACTGTAGATGATGTAGTATACAGAGAGTCTCCATTTAAGATCATTGGCGCAGTAGTTCAATGGACGTCTGTTGTTATGTCTGGCCTTCATGTCGACCCTCTCCCAATTCGATCAAATGCTATCATAGATTGTACTGGTCATGATGCCGAAGTTCTAGCTGTGGTATCGCGTAAGATGCCTGAGCTCAATTTAAAGATATTTGGGGATAAGTCTTTGTGGGTTGATATGGGTGAGAGATTTACGGTTGAAAAGACTGGAGAAGTTTGTCCCGGACTTTATGCTGCTGGGATGGCAGTAGCTGCTTTACATCAGACACCGAGAATGGGTCCTATTTTCGGTGGTATGTTACTCTCAGGTAGGAAGGTTGCTGAACTCGTCATAAAGAAGATAAAA